A genomic window from Vigna radiata var. radiata cultivar VC1973A chromosome 2, Vradiata_ver6, whole genome shotgun sequence includes:
- the LOC106756198 gene encoding uncharacterized protein LOC106756198 encodes MMTTSLLLPSASCASILSGGTHQRISASASFHRLKYHVKGFRVRALREKTEEIENPSPEEVTKKYGLEAGLWKIFSSKEEGNDNSEQQKSKADQAKELLAKYGGAYLATSITLSLISFALCYALISAGIDVQSLLQKIGISADETGEKVGTFALAYAAHKAASPIRFPPTVALTPIVAGWIGKKVEKDK; translated from the exons ATGATGACCACATCGCTGCTACTCCCATCGGCCTCTTGTGCTTCTATACTCAGCGGAGGGACTCATCAGAGAATTTCGGCTTCTGCTTCATTTCACAGACTCAAGTATCATGTGAAGGGCTTCAGAGTGCGAGCTCTCAGAGAGAAGACggaagaaattgaaaacccTTCACCTGAGGAAGTTACAAAGAAGTATGGCCTTGAAGCTGGACTTTGGAAG ATTTTCAGCTCAAAAGAGGAAGGAAATGATAATTCTGAGCAACAGAAATCAAAGGCTGATCAAGCAAAGGAATTGCTAGCAAAATATGGAGGAGCATACTTGGCTACCTCAATTACACTGTCATTGATCTCTTTTGCACTTTGTTATGCACTAATTAGTGCTGGAATTGATGTCCAATCTTTGTTGCAGAAG ATTGGAATCTCGGCTGATGAGACTGGCGAAAAAGTTGGTACCTTTGCTTTGGCATATGCTGCACATAAAGCTGCATCTCCAATTAGGTTTCCACCCACAGTGGCTCTTACCCCGATCGTGGCTGGTTGGATTGGAAAGAAAGTTGAGAAAGATAAGTAG